Genomic DNA from Scyliorhinus torazame isolate Kashiwa2021f chromosome 30, sScyTor2.1, whole genome shotgun sequence:
GTCGACCATTTGTAACCCCCGGTCCAATTGCAATACATCTTCTTTTGAAATGTACGATTGCCTGACgaataaaataaaaatcacttcAATGCAAGATTCAGAGTTTACAGAACATATTATATCAGGGTAGCCTGTGTCTTTatggttgaaaatcaagcacaaagGAATACGTAACCTGAAAAAATAGAACAAAAAACTAGAAGTCAAACAAATGTACGGTCAGGTTTCAGCACATTGAATTGCCCCAACATTACGTTGTTTGTTCAGATTTTACTGGTACAAAACCAGCTACTAATTGGTCAAGTAGTATAATAGGATACGGTTAGCATTGGTCTTGACAGCCAAGAGAATTAGGGGAATTTGATCGAGCAAGAACTTTATATATGAGCTGGAATGTCACTTCTGACCCTCTCGTTACAAAACTCAGCATTCCATTTGTTTTTTTTTGATTATTTTTTTGTACTTGTCAGTAATATTTTAATGATCCATGTacaaggaccacccccccccccccccccccaacaaagtcTCTTTGCTCTTCAACTGTTCCAAGCTAGTTATTCGCTGCCAATAAATCAATGGAAACTAATATTTTCAATTGAAAATAACTGCATCAATTTGATCTCCATTTCACCATAGCCCcaagatgaaggataagtatggcacgtTGCGAGAACctaggataacgagggatattgtgagcatagtccaaaagaaaaaggaagcattcataagaTCTAGTAGGCTGAGAATAgacaaagcccttgaagaatataaagaacatAGAAACAAACTTaggcaaggagttaggagggctaaaaggggtcatgaaaagtccttggcaaacaggattaaggagaattccAAGGCATTTTGGAtagatgtaaagagcaagaggatagccagggaaaggattggcccactcaaggacagagaaGGGAATCCatgcgtggagccagagaaaatgtgcaaggtactaaatgaatactttgaacagcattcatcaaagagaaggcctTGGTGGATGATGTGGCTGGCGAAGGGTATGTAAATATTCTGGGTCATGTCAATATCAaaaaggtgttgggcatcttaaaaagcatcaaggtagataagtccccagggtctgaaagAATATAACCCAGAAatggaaggagggaggggaggaaattgctggggccttgacagaaatctttgtaagctcattggctacaggtgagggcccagaggactgcagaatagccaatgttgttccattgtttaagaagggtagcaaggataatccaggaaattacaggccggtgagccttacgtcagtgatagggaaattattggagaagattcttaGGGACAGAATTTACTCACAATTGGAAACAAATAGAATATTTAGCGAGGCAGCAtgttctgtgaaggggaggtcttgtctcattaacttgataaagagttttttgaggaactgacaagatgattgatgaggggagggtggtggatgttgtctccatggacttcagtaaagcctttgacaaggtccctcatggcagactggtacaaaaggtgaagacacatgggatcagaggtgagctgacaagatggatacagaactggctcggtcatagaagtctCGGTAGCGGTGGAAAGATAATTTtctaaatggagggctgtgactaatggtgttctgcagggatcagtgctgggacctatgttgttcgtagtatatataaatgatttggaggaaaatgtaactggtctgattactatgtttgtggatgacacaaagattgatggagttgcggatagtgaagagatttgccagaggagacagcaggatatagatcggtcagagacttgggcagagagatggcagatggagtttaatccggacaaatgtgagataatgcattttggaaggtctaatacaggtgggaaatacacagtaaatggcagaacccttaaaagTATTGACAGGCAAAGATCTagacgtacaggtccacagatcatgaaagtgacaacacaggtggagaagttagtcaggaaggcacacggcatgcttgccttagtCGGTCAGGGCACagggtataaaaattggcaagtcatgttgcagctgtatagaaccttagttcggccacatttgCAATATtgggtacaattctggtcgccacactacgagaaggctgtggaggctttggaggggatacagttctggtccggtccataaaaggtgaagggggaccttgctcttcccttccccacggatcgtcttcaaaaaaattcccgttggggctcctctaaagagcccgaaagtccgtaatagcgggagctgccgagtcgtgcggcttagctccgcatagccgcaaccgaaagtcgcttggagagggtacagaagaggtttaccaggatgtcgcctggtatggagggcattagctatgaggagaggttggataaacttggattgttttcaccggaacgacggaggttgaggcgcgaccctggaagtgcagaaggttttagtttagacatctggggctggtttaacacactgggctaaaatcgctggcttttaaagcagaccaaggcaggccagcagcacggttcaattcccgtaccagcctccccgaacaggcgccggaatgtggcgactaggggcttttcacagtaacttcatttgaagcctacttgtgacaataagcgattttcattttcatttcatgcaatATAACCAGTACAGGCTTTGCagtctgaagggcctgttcctgtgctgtgctgttctttgttcatCTCTTTCTGACACATCATTTTCACCAGCTCTCCTGAAAAGACCACTCACCAAGACAATGCACATGTTCCAGGGTTGTGCAGTTGGAAATAAAATATTCTCGTGGACACTGCACTGTCTTACATTTGGTAGTTTCTTTGCAGCGATACTCAGTGGGTGGCAGCTGCCAACAGAACCGGCAGATCATCGTAATCTGGAATGTTTTCTGTTCCATCTTATTTTCATCCTGAGTATGAAATGAGCAAGATGCAAAAACATAAATAAGGGGAGAGAAGTGAATGATTATATAAAAGTTCCGATGAAGGTTGTTATGCCGAGTAGTTATGACTGCAAATTTATGAAGAACATGTAAAAAGCCAAATGAAAATGGACAATTTACCGTGAAACAGGCTTTCCGGTGACCTTTCCCTTTTCACTGCAAACACATGAAACTGCCTCCGGCTTGAAGTAGCCTGTATGATCCGGGCAGGAAAACATAACTaacgtttaccaggatgctgcctggtttgcaggataggtcttatgatgaaaggttgagggagctagggcttttctctttggagcggaggaggatgagaggcgacttaatagaggtttataagataatgagggggatagatagagtggacgttcagagactatttcctcgggtggatgtagttgttacaagggggcataactaagattcagggtgggagataaaggagggatgtccgaggtaggtgctttactcagagagtggttggggagtggaatggactgcctgctgtgatagtggagtcggacactttaggaactttcaagcggttattggataggcacatggagcacaccagaataacagggagtgggatagcttgatcttggtttcggacaatgctcggcacaacatagagggccgaagggcctgttctgtgctgtaatgttctatgttctggacagtccatctgcagtggcgagatttgaATCTGGTTTCCAGAGGCttttcctgggtctctggattattagtccagtgacaataccacctccGGCTAAGAGAATATTGTTATATTTAGAAGGTtctctggggtgtagataatttgagggattgagtttagtcctagttaagcaggtcatgggacctcagtgggaggagactggacaaCACCTTGTGTTTGGGATACACATGATGTAAATAATGGGAAGATCACGGTCAGTCTGTTGATTTGCCATCGGATTTTAAGTTGAATAGAaatgtctgacaagacagaaggattttcaggaaagggattctctccaaaggtctgcagagAGAAGCTAAGTAACCCTGATGGTTAATTCTATTTACAAGTGGCTTCTGAACTGTATTGAGTTGCTTACTTGGAATACACAGTGACAGGTGCTGGTAGTGAGTTAAAGTTTTATTTTCCTTTGAattaagaactgttttaactgttaattgtaaagctatttcattgttaatgtggttaattcagtgttgaaattaaagtttgttttaccacAGAAGATACCTATTAATCAGTGTTATTACTCCTGCGGTTTACAAGTCttccctcagttttacaaattttaaATTGTTGGGATTCTCGCATGGGATCCGAAAAATATATAGATTGAAATTCCCCATGATTACTGTGTTACCCTCGTTCAATGCACCTCCAATTTCCTGACTTATACTGTGATTATGTTACTGCTGTTGGTCGCCTATAAACAACTCCCACCAATGTTTGCTGCCCCTTGCAGTTTCTTTGTTCCACCCAAACTGATTGTGTCTTAGGCTTCCAGGATGAATCTGGAGCAGCAAATGTTTTCAAGAGCAAAGTGAATCCCAAAAACACCAGATATGATAGATGGACGGGTAAACCAGTCATGTGGCAGATACATTCATGTCTGTAGAGCAAAAATGAGTGCCGTATGTAATTAACATTAGCAATTAGTATGTATATTGTATTTtacatctgttgcagtaatgtttttacaatatctgagttcaggtatatatatctgttgctgtaatattattaaagaatctaAGTTACGTTTCCCAGACACTATGGCTGCAGAAGATGCAAtgaagatgtcataaaagtgagatcatcattcattccaaccatgtatatgattattattatattgtttaCCTATAGAAAGAAGGCATCCCGGGGTTTAGATAATTAAAGACAATGTTTAAGCTGAAGTAGATAATAGGACTTTTGTGGGatgaagatgatgtaattaatgggagagcCAGGTCTGTAGGGAGCAGCTGTAGTTTAGGTTGGCTGGAAGCTTTTGCAGAAGGTGGTCAGATTCAGCATTAATTTGACAAACAATGATCTGCAGGttgtttcctttctctctcttccaGCAATCTTTCAAAGAACTCAGTCCAGAGAACAGCAAGTAATTCTGTGCTTGCTAACTTTAATTTAGACGTGTTTTTTAACCTGTGGTGGGTTTTGCTCGATAGATAAGGTATCAGCCAGAAGgtagtgtttccttttattttattgtTAAGTTGGTATCTGGTAATTGTAAGCAATATTTCTGTGACATTTAATATTGTAttgataataaagtttatttaataTACCACATTCCTGTTTGTGTGTGGAATTACTCCTGGAGCAAaatgtcctttcctcacagtttatctTACAAATTAAAAAGTTGTTGgggttcttgtctggtatcctagtcaatgttggagtcgggtctggGATCATAATCCATACCAGGGAAAACTGACTCTTATGGGAAATAGTGGCAATTTGTCTAAAGAGAACAGGAAAGGTGGAGATGAAGGAGAGACTCAACAAATCAACATTCAGAAAGATATCAGGCACAATACCACCAGCTTCTATTCACTGACTGGTCTAAGTAGTCCCGCCACCTCTCCATTGCAGAATTGATAACAGAGCCTCAAACCCTCTCTGCACCGCCCAATGGAGCTCTACACATTGCTACACCTCTGCCAGGATTCAAATACCTATCTTTTGACCCACAGTCATCACCCCTAATTCTTCTGCTGGTACTCTTGTTTGTTCAGTATGAAACAGCTCATAATGTTTACTATATTAAATATGCTATATAATATACAACTAAATGTGATGCCCCCATTCAAaaaagaggcaaaaagtaggaaactattgaCCGGCTagtcggtgggtttgtaatgaatattgaTGGTCAGTCTATCACCGAAAATAGAGACAAGAGATCAAAGAATAGAAGGGAAGTGTTAAAGATGGACCACGTGAAGGTGAGAGGTGGAAATTGGAGGTAAATGTGACAAATTCTTCCAGGTCCAGATGCGAGCATGAAGCGACACCAATACTGTCATTGATTGAGACAGCCAATATCATGCCTACAGTTCTCAACGAAACGATCATGGGGAGATAGGAGGCAAGGgaagggtccaggtagagggagaataCAGGATGTGGGTGAAAGGATCCATTgaatgggggtgggcgggggcAGAGACTGTCCAAAGAAGTGAGCACGAGGTCAGAGGTGACAGTTCAGCATTATGCTACATAATAGGCCGTTTTAACAAGTTCAGGTGAACAAAACCAAAGATAAGGCCAGAAATGGATAGATTTATATTCCCATAATCTCAAAACACTGTACAGAAGGTTTACTTACTGTGCACTGCACACCTGGCTTAACTGTACAGTTGAATGATACATCCTTTCCATAGGTGCAGTTCCAATTCAGTGGACAATTCATACACACTGGTGGCAACTTGACACACCGTCCAGCACTGGGGCAGTCCGCCAGGTAAGGGGGTTCTATAGTTAGTGCTAGAAACAGTGACAGGTAGAGTTTCATTGAACCATCACGGTGTCAAAGGGTAAGCTACATCTTACATTTAGACAGGTCTCATATTCTACTCTAAAGTAGATTCTTGTACAAGTCCATTTTAACAAACATTAATCATAGAATAGGTGTAACGAAAAGTTAGAAGTTACATTGTTAGTCTATATTTCCTTACAGGCTGCTAGATGAGCAGGGATGGTGCCTAGGGTGGATGGAAATACAGCATCTTTGGGTGACAGCATTCCGTCAGGTTCCTTGGTGCTCAGGGAGTCTGTTGGAGAATATTTACACCGTGTTCAAGCTGAAACTTGTGTATCATTCACCAAAATACCAGCATCACTTCATAACCGGGTCATGACTACAATGTCAAGGAGATAAATAACCTCAGCTGGACAAAcaagatgtgccagatgttgatgaAGAGGGAAAGggatcagcaaggggggggggggggggtagcacagtggttagcacagttgcttcacaactccagggtcccgggttcgattcccggcgtgggtccctgtctgtgcggagtctgcacgttcaccccgtgtctgcgcgggtttccttccacaagttctgaattcgtacccgaacaggcgccggagtgtggcgacgaggggattttcacagtaacttaattgcagtgttagtgtcagcctactcgtgacaataaagattattatgatcatTGTGGGGCGATTCCCgggacacgaccccccccccccccccgggactgagcTGGATCCCGGCCTCGGATCACCCAGACCCAGCGACACCTCCCCGCAAAGCCGCCGCTCCTCCCGGGCCCCGGACTCACCGCCCCGCTGGGGGCCCCGGACTCACCGCCCCGCTGGAGGCCCCGGACTCACCGCCCCGCTGGGGGCCCCGGACTCACCGCCCCGCTGGAGGCCCCGAGCCCCGGACTCACCGCCCCGCTGGAGGCCCCGAGCCCCGGACTCACCGCCCCGCTGGGGGCCCCGGACTCACCGCCCCGCTGGAGGCCCCGGGCCCCGGACTCACCGCCCCGCTGGGGGCCCCGGGCCCCGGACTCACCGCCCCGCTGGGGGCCCCGGACTCACCGCCCCGCTGGGGGCCCCGGACTCACCGCCCCGCTGGGGGCCCCGAGCCCCGGACTCACCGCCCCGCTGGGGGCCCCGGACTCACCGCCCCGCTGGAGGCCCCGGGCCCCGGACTCACCGCCCCGCTGGGGGCCCCGGGCCCCGGACTCACCGCCCCGCTGGGGGCCCCGGACTCACCGCCCCGCTGGGGGCCCCGGACTCACCGCCCCGCTGGGGGCCCCGAGCCCCGGACTCACCGCCCCGCTGGAGGCCCCGGGCCCCGGACTCACCGCCCCGCTGGAGGCCCCGGGCCCCGGACTCACCGCCCCGCTGGAGGCCCCGGACTCACCGCCCCGCTGGAGGCCCCGAGCCCCGGACTCACCGCCCCGCTGGAGGCCCCGAGCCCCGGACTCACCGCCCCGCTGGAGGCCCCGAGCCCCGGACTCACCGCCCCGCTGGAGGCCCCGAGCCCCGGACTCACCGCCCCGCTGGAGGCCCCGAGCCCCGGACTCACCGCCCCGCTGGAGGCCCCGAGCCCCGGACTCACCGCCCCGCTGGAGGCCCCGAGCCCCGGACTCACCGCCCCGCTGGAGGCCCCGGGCCCCGGACTCACCGCCCCGCTGGACGTCCAGCAGCTGCCACAGAATCAGCGCCCATTCCAGAAACTTCCACAGCGCCATCGCCCCGACCCAGCCAATCACAGCCCAGACAACGCCAGCCAATCACAGCCCAGACAGCACTAGCCAATCACAACCCAGACAGAACCAGCCAATCCCCGCCCAGACGGCGCCAGCCAATCACAGCCCAGACAGCGCTAGCCAATCACAGTACAGTCAGCCCAGACAGCGCCAGCCAATCACAGTCCAGACAGCGCTAGCCAATCACAGCCCAGACAGTCCTAGCTAATCACAGCCCAGACAGCGCTAGCCAATCACAGCCCAGACAGCGTTAGCCAATCACAGCCCAGACTGCACTAGCCAATCACAGCTCAGACTGCATTACCCAATCACAGACTGTATAGGGAacgtttttttaaatatgttttattctttttcccattttctcccaaatttacacccaacaataatcagtaacgaatgtaatgtcaatccccatatcaataacaacgatcccatcctcccaccaaacccgacATTAGTCtgctgttaacataaacaaatgacaaaaaggaatcaggaatcacccagtcaCTATGAACACATGAGCTAACTTGTAGATGGAATCGcatttaaggggttattgggatagagcaGGCAagtggcttgggtggagtgctctttcagagggtcggtgcagactcgatgggctggatggcctccgtctgcactgcagtgattctatgattgatgTAAGTGCTGAGGTGTCCGCTGATTGCACAGAGCGAGCCATGTGCTCTCTGTGACCAAAAtgtaaatattttattt
This window encodes:
- the LOC140404295 gene encoding TM2 domain-containing protein 3-like isoform X2, whose product is MALWKFLEWALILWQLLDVQRGDSLSTKEPDGMLSPKDAVFPSTLGTIPAHLAASLTIEPPYLADCPSAGRCVKLPPVCMNCPLNWNCTYGKDVSFNCTVKPGVQCTDENKMEQKTFQITMICRFCWQLPPTEYRCKETTKCKTVQCPREYFISNCTTLEHVHCLGNRTFQKKMYCNWTGGYKWSTALALSITLGGFGADRFYLGQWKEGLGKLFSFGGLGIWTLIDVLLIGIGYVGPADGSLYI
- the LOC140404295 gene encoding TM2 domain-containing protein 3-like isoform X3 gives rise to the protein MALWKFLEWALILWQLLDVQRGALTIEPPYLADCPSAGRCVKLPPVCMNCPLNWNCTYGKDVSFNCTVKPGVQCTDENKMEQKTFQITMICRFCWQLPPTEYRCKETTKCKTVQCPREYFISNCTTLEHVHCLGNRTFQKKMYCNWTGGYKWSTALALSITLGGFGADRFYLGQWKEGLGKLFSFGGLGIWTLIDVLLIGIGYVGPADGSLYI
- the LOC140404295 gene encoding TM2 domain-containing protein 3-like isoform X1 encodes the protein MALWKFLEWALILWQLLDVQRGGESGARGLQRGDSLSTKEPDGMLSPKDAVFPSTLGTIPAHLAASLTIEPPYLADCPSAGRCVKLPPVCMNCPLNWNCTYGKDVSFNCTVKPGVQCTDENKMEQKTFQITMICRFCWQLPPTEYRCKETTKCKTVQCPREYFISNCTTLEHVHCLGNRTFQKKMYCNWTGGYKWSTALALSITLGGFGADRFYLGQWKEGLGKLFSFGGLGIWTLIDVLLIGIGYVGPADGSLYI